Proteins from one Myxococcales bacterium genomic window:
- a CDS encoding ABC transporter permease, protein MLTLTIAWRSFIRHRWRSSITVAAVALGLAMLLVFVGIADDGHARMAELGIRMGSGHVLVEGRGYRDAQTLDYLVHDADAVADELARLPNVRSVAVRLRTSGLLSAGERSAPVLVSGAAPARELAASDIVAPKNRVAGDYVRARADMPFANQAADIYLGKTLAEQLGVAVDDRVVLTVSPPGGSEPASAAFRVSGIFRTGVNELDDGWVEIPIDEARTILGLPGAATEVACISDLPHSDALTGAVRNQLGSKADLSVVPWQEALRELHDALVLDDAGLYLMMAIVFLVVDLGIFNTVLMSVTERTRELGVMMALGTSGRRMFSLILVEAVILAAVSLVIGVGIGLGLHLYVQSHGIDVTQFAGEVQFAGINWSGRIYSTLTPSIVLRWTFVVGVVVLVSALYPAWRVTRLEPVEAMHHV, encoded by the coding sequence ATGTTGACCCTGACGATTGCCTGGCGCTCCTTCATTCGACACCGCTGGCGCTCGTCCATCACGGTGGCCGCGGTTGCCTTGGGCCTGGCAATGCTGCTGGTGTTCGTGGGCATCGCCGACGACGGTCACGCACGCATGGCCGAGCTCGGGATCCGCATGGGCTCGGGCCATGTGCTGGTCGAAGGACGCGGTTATCGCGACGCGCAGACCCTCGACTATCTGGTGCACGACGCCGACGCCGTCGCCGACGAGCTCGCACGGTTGCCGAACGTGCGCTCGGTCGCAGTGCGGCTCCGCACCAGCGGGCTCTTGTCCGCCGGCGAGCGCAGCGCTCCGGTGCTGGTGTCCGGTGCGGCGCCCGCGCGGGAGCTCGCCGCCTCGGACATCGTGGCGCCGAAGAACCGCGTGGCCGGCGACTACGTGCGCGCTCGGGCCGACATGCCCTTTGCGAATCAGGCGGCGGACATCTACCTGGGCAAGACGCTGGCAGAGCAGCTCGGAGTGGCGGTGGACGACCGCGTCGTCCTGACCGTCTCACCCCCCGGCGGCTCGGAGCCCGCCTCGGCGGCGTTTCGGGTGAGCGGGATCTTCAGGACCGGCGTCAACGAGCTCGACGACGGCTGGGTCGAGATCCCCATCGACGAAGCGCGCACCATCCTGGGTCTGCCCGGCGCGGCCACGGAGGTGGCGTGTATCTCGGATCTGCCGCACAGCGACGCGCTCACCGGGGCGGTACGGAACCAACTCGGGTCGAAGGCCGACCTCTCGGTCGTGCCGTGGCAAGAGGCGCTGCGCGAGCTGCACGACGCCCTGGTGCTGGACGACGCCGGTCTCTATCTGATGATGGCGATCGTCTTTTTGGTGGTCGACCTCGGCATTTTCAACACGGTGCTCATGAGTGTGACCGAGCGCACCCGCGAGCTCGGGGTGATGATGGCCCTCGGCACCTCGGGGCGCCGGATGTTCTCGCTGATCTTGGTCGAGGCGGTGATCTTGGCTGCGGTCTCGCTGGTCATCGGGGTCGGGATCGGGTTGGGCCTGCACCTCTACGTCCAGAGTCACGGCATCGATGTCACCCAGTTCGCCGGTGAGGTTCAGTTCGCCGGCATCAACTGGTCCGGTCGGATTTATTCCACACTCACGCCCAGCATCGTCCTTCGCTGGACGTTCGTCGTAGGGGTCGTGGTGCTCGTCTCGGCGCTGTATCCCGCCTGGCGTGTCACCCGTCTCGAGCCCGTGGAGGCCATGCATCATGTCTGA
- a CDS encoding ABC transporter ATP-binding protein, with protein MSESIVSVTNVSKTYQQGELEVRALDDVSLEVLPGDFAVLAGPSGSGKTTLLNLMGALDQPTSGRVVVGGRDISRLRGHELADLRLRHIGFVFQSYNLIPVLTAYENAEYVLLLRGVASAERRRRVEEVMAAVGLAGLENRKPAELSGGQQQRVAVARAIAAAPDLVLADEPTANLDSHTAIELIELLGRLNRERGVTFLISSHDARVIDRALRVVGLEDGHIASDERRQTDAA; from the coding sequence ATGTCTGAGTCCATCGTCAGCGTCACGAACGTCTCGAAGACCTATCAACAGGGTGAGCTCGAGGTCCGGGCGTTGGATGACGTCTCCCTCGAGGTTCTCCCGGGCGACTTCGCGGTGCTCGCCGGACCCTCTGGCTCGGGCAAGACGACGCTGCTGAACCTGATGGGCGCGCTGGATCAGCCGACGAGCGGCCGCGTGGTCGTGGGCGGCCGCGACATCTCGCGCCTGCGCGGACACGAGCTCGCCGACTTGCGCCTGCGCCACATCGGCTTCGTATTCCAGTCTTACAACCTGATCCCGGTGCTCACGGCCTACGAGAACGCAGAGTACGTGTTGCTGCTCCGGGGCGTGGCGAGCGCGGAGCGCCGCCGACGCGTCGAAGAGGTGATGGCAGCCGTGGGCCTCGCAGGGCTCGAGAACCGCAAGCCGGCGGAGCTGTCCGGGGGTCAGCAGCAACGCGTCGCGGTCGCGCGCGCCATCGCGGCCGCGCCGGATCTCGTGCTGGCCGACGAACCCACGGCGAACCTCGACTCGCACACGGCCATCGAGCTCATCGAGCTGCTCGGGCGCCTGAACCGCGAGCGCGGGGTCACGTTCCTGATCTCGTCTCACGACGCGCGGGTCATCGATCGCGCGCTGCGCGTGGTCGGGCTCGAGGACGGGCACATCGCGAGCGACGAGCGGAGGCAGACCGATGCGGCTTGA
- a CDS encoding DUF2461 domain-containing protein: MARRQSSEGFTGFADPKFFRDLAKHQSRDWFNANKSVYDEGFAKPMSHLLSELSKKLDRSYPDCELGEPKVFRLHRDVRFSKDKSPYKTHVSGLIPVKLGAGRVTETPAALYLQLGFEAASGKYTSMAGAGLYMMDPAQLEKFRKGLLDDKRGAEVARIVKALGKKGAELEAGGRLKNAPRGVDPSHPRAELLKLKGLVAMFGDLPASAIKSHALVDWLLERGKACAPLVRWLTWQTR; the protein is encoded by the coding sequence ATGGCGCGCAGACAATCGAGCGAAGGGTTCACGGGATTTGCGGATCCGAAGTTCTTTCGCGATCTCGCCAAGCACCAGTCGCGGGACTGGTTCAACGCGAACAAGTCCGTCTACGACGAGGGTTTCGCCAAACCCATGAGCCACTTGCTCTCGGAGCTGTCGAAGAAGCTCGACCGCTCGTATCCGGACTGTGAGCTCGGCGAGCCGAAGGTCTTTCGCTTGCACCGCGACGTGCGCTTCTCGAAGGACAAGTCTCCGTACAAGACCCACGTCTCCGGGCTCATTCCGGTGAAGCTCGGCGCGGGCCGGGTGACCGAGACTCCCGCGGCGCTCTATCTACAGCTGGGCTTCGAGGCGGCGAGCGGAAAGTACACGAGCATGGCGGGCGCCGGGCTCTACATGATGGATCCTGCGCAGCTCGAGAAGTTTCGGAAGGGCCTGCTGGACGACAAACGTGGCGCGGAGGTCGCGCGCATCGTGAAGGCACTCGGCAAGAAGGGCGCGGAGCTCGAGGCGGGAGGACGGCTGAAGAACGCACCCCGCGGCGTCGACCCGTCGCACCCCCGGGCGGAGCTGCTCAAGCTCAAGGGCCTGGTGGCGATGTTCGGAGACCTTCCGGCCAGCGCAATCAAGAGCCACGCGCTCGTCGACTGGCTCCTCGAACGCGGGAAAGCTTGCGCGCCGCTCGTGCGCTGGCTCACCTGGCAGACGCGCTGA
- a CDS encoding TIGR00730 family Rossman fold protein, with product MRELRRVCVYCASSNRVDERWREVARAMARCLARRGLDVVFGGGSVGLMGALADAALEAGAKVTGVIPKKLLDLELGHRGVTELVVVETMHERKHRMAELSDAFVALPGGWGTLEEIFEVTTWTQLGYHEKPVGLLNAHGFYDKLLSFLDESAELGFIRREHRPILQAAIDPDALLEQLCAVELPRLDGAVLRGPAGP from the coding sequence ATGAGAGAGCTCCGCCGGGTCTGTGTCTACTGCGCCTCGAGCAACCGCGTCGACGAGCGCTGGCGCGAGGTCGCGCGTGCAATGGCAAGATGCCTGGCTCGACGCGGGCTCGATGTCGTCTTCGGCGGTGGCAGCGTGGGGTTGATGGGCGCCCTCGCCGACGCCGCGCTCGAAGCCGGCGCCAAGGTCACCGGCGTGATCCCGAAGAAGCTGCTCGACCTCGAGCTGGGGCATCGCGGAGTCACCGAGCTCGTCGTGGTCGAAACGATGCACGAACGCAAACACCGCATGGCCGAGCTCAGCGATGCGTTCGTCGCCCTGCCGGGAGGCTGGGGCACGCTCGAAGAGATCTTCGAGGTGACCACCTGGACCCAGCTCGGTTACCACGAGAAACCCGTGGGTTTGCTCAACGCGCACGGCTTCTACGACAAGCTCCTCTCATTCCTCGACGAGAGCGCCGAGCTCGGCTTCATCCGCCGCGAGCACCGGCCGATCTTGCAAGCCGCCATCGACCCCGACGCACTGCTCGAACAGCTGTGCGCGGTGGAGCTGCCGCGCCTGGACGGCGCCGTGCTCAGGGGGCCCGCTGGGCCGTGA